GGGGCGACGAGAAGAACGTAATCGTCACCTTCGAGGGCGCCTTCCACGGCAGGACGATGGGCTCCCAGCTCGCGGGGGGGATACCGTCTCTCAAGGAGTGGATCGGGACGCTTGACCCGACCTTCGTCCAGGTTCCCTTCCCGGACGGGTACTTCAATCCGGAAACCGACTTTTCCGCCTTTACCGACACCCTGAAGAAGAAGGGAGTGGAGGGAAGCAAGGTCGCGGGCGTCATGGTGGAGTCGTATCAGGGAGGGATCGCCGGGTTTTACCCGGAGGCCTACATGAAATCCTTGAGGGAGTGGTGTACCCAGAACGGGGCGCTCCTGATAGACGACGAGGTCCAGGCCGGCTTCGGCAGGAGCGGGAGGCTCTTTTCCATAGAGCATTACGGCGTTGTCCCTGACATCATCTGCCTCGGCAAGGGGATGGGAGGAGGCTTGCCGATATCGGCCGTCATGGGAAACTCCAAGTTCATGGACATCTACGGCCCGGGGGAGATGACCTCGACCCATAGCGGGAACCCCCTTACCTGCACTTCGTCCCTCGTCTCGATCGACCTCATCGAGAAGAAGGGCCTCGTGGAGAATTCCAGGAGGATGGGCGATATCCTCCACGGGGAGCTGAAGAAGATCAAGGACAAACACCCAGATTTTATAGGGGCGGTCAACGGAAAGGGGCTGCTCGCCGCCGTCCTATTCTCCGAGAAGGGGGTGAAAACCCCCAACCACGACCTCGCCTTTTCCGTCGTCGAGAAATGCATCCAGAAGGGGCTGATGCTCTACGCACCCCTGGGGCCGGGCGGCGGAACGGTCAAAATGAATCCGCCCCTCATTATCGAGGAGGAGGCCCTGATGGAGGGGATCTCCGCCTTTTCGGAGGCGGTCGAGGAGTCGATTATGAGTCGATAGTGAGTCGATAGTGACTCAATGGGGGAGAGCCTTCGCCCTAAATCCCCTTGGACTTCATCGATCTAAAGTGCAAGGGAAGTTCGGATATCGGATGAAAATAGTTTAAAGGTATTGAGATGAGAGACTACAGAGATATCGACCTCTTTAAAGATACAACGCCCGACCAGTGGAACGACTGGAAGTGGCAGGTCAAAAACCGGATCACCAAGCTTGAAGACCTCAAGCGTGTGGTAAATATATCGCCGAAAGAGGAGGAAGGAATAAAGGAGACGCTCGAACTCTTCAGGATGGCGATATCGCCCTACTATGCGTCGCTCATGGATCCCGACAACCCGAAGTGCCCGGTCAGGATGCAGGCGATACCCTCCATTAACGAGACCCGAAAGGCGCCTGCAGACCTTGTTGACCCCCTCTCCGAGGACGAGGACTCCCCCGTGGCCGGCCTCACCCACAGGTATCCGGACAGGGTCCTCTTTCAGGTCACCGACCAGTGCACCATGTACTGCCGTCACTGCACGAGGCGAAGGGTGGTCGGCATAAACGACCAGATGCGCTCGAAAGAGGAGCTTCAGGCGGATATCGACTACATCGAGGAGGCCACAGACGTGAGGGACGTCCTCCTCTCCGGCGGAGATCCCCTGACGATGAGCGACGATAAACTCGAGGAGATAGTGGCGAAGTTGAGGGATATACCCCATGTCGAGATAATCAGGATCGGGTCGAGGACGCCGGTCGTCCTCCCGCAGCGGATCACCCCGGAGCTGGTGGATATGCTCAGCCGCTATCACCCGATATGGTTCAACACCCACTTCAACCACCCGAAGGAGATAACGGCCGAATCCGCAAGGGCCTGCGACCTCCTGAGCAGGGGCGGGATACCGCTAGGGAACCAGTCGGTGCTCTTGAGGGGCGTAAACGACTGCATCCACGTGATGAAAAGGCTCCTCCACGAGCTTGTCAAGATCCGCGTCCGCCCCTACTACATCTACCAGTGCGACCTCTCGGTGGGGATCGAGCACTTCAGGACGTCGGTAGGAAAGGGGATAGAGATAATGGAGCGCCTCAGGGGGCACACCTCCGGACTCTGCGTCCCGACGTTCGTCGTCGACGCCCCCGGCGGCGGCGGGAAGATCCCCGTCATGCCCCAGTACATGATCTCAAGGAGCGACCACAAGATCATCCTGAGAAACTACGAGGGTTTCATAAGCGCCTACACGGAGCCGGCCGTAGGCCCCGAGGAGTGCGAGATATGCAAGGAACTCAGGAAAAAGGGGGAGGAGGGGATCGGCATCGAGAAGCTCTTCACAGGGGAGGCCCAGACGCTTAGGCCCACCGACTCGGTTCGGGAGAAGAGAAAGAGCCGGTTCCACGCTTGATTTGTTTTTCTATTGTCTTACGCGGGCGGTGGAAAAAATCTCAAGGCCGAGGAAAAGGCGTGAATATTGTTGTTGAGATAGCCGTGTGTCGGCCCTCGCTTGGATAGCGGACAAACTGAAAACGATAAATCAAGGTAAAATCGAGATATGAAAAATGAGATAGATATCCGCTCCGAGACGGCGGACGACCAAAAATCAATCTACGACCTGCATCTCAGCGCCTTCGGGAGAAGAGTCGAGCCGGAGCTTGTAGGAAAAATCCGCTCCAAGGAGAACTTCATCCCGGAGCTCTCCCTTGTAGCGGTGAACGAAAACAAGATATTGGGACACCTCCTCTTCAGCATTATCACCATTGAATCGGAAGGGAAGGAAATTCCCGTCCTTGCCCTTTCGGTCATCTCCGTGCTCCCGGAATACCAGAAAAAGGGCATAGGCACAAAACTGATAAAAAGGGGCCTTGAGAAGTGCCGGCGCCTGGGGCACAATGTCATCATCGTCATAGGACACCCCTCCTACTATCCCCGCTTCGGCTTTGTTCCCGCCTCCGGTTACGGGCTTTCAGTCCCCTTCGAGGCGCCGGACGAAGCGGTCATGGCGGCGGAGCTTGCCCACGGGGCCTTAAACGGGATATCAGGAACTATTCAATATCCGCCGGAGTTTGCCGAGGACTTGCCTTAAAAATAGCGGGTCTTCCTCTGACTTAAAAAGGGCACAGAATAAATCGGTTACGGTATTTTAATTGAGTTGTTTTATGGGTTGAGGTGATATGGGCAAAAAAGCAAACCTTAAGGACGTGTTCTATCCCAAGAACGTGGCCGTGGTGGGGGCTTCGGAAAACTTCGCCAAGCTCGGCTTTCACGCCCTCAAGGCCGCAATCAGCGGTGGGCTTAAGGGGAAGGTCTTTCCCGTTTCCCCGTCCCTGGCGGGAAGGGAGATCATGGGGGTTCCCGGCTACGGGTCTATCGAAGACCTTCCGGAAGACGCCCAGCTGATGGTCTTTGCCATCCCCCACGACAAGATAGTCGAAGCCCTGAAGTCCGCCGCCAATAAGGGGGCGAAGGGGGTGGTGATATTCGCCGGGGGCTTCAGGGAGGTGGGGGAAGAGGGAGTCAGGCTCCAGAGGGAGGTGAGGGAGACGGCCGACCGCCTCGGGATAAAGATCATCGGGCCGAACTGCGTCGGTACAGTGAACATCCACCACGGGCTCAACGCCACGTTCGCCCATCCCCTGTCTCTGCTGAAGAAGGGCGGAGTCTCGGTGGTAAGCCAGAGCGGCGGAACCGGGTCCGCCATCGTGACCACCATGATGGACAACAACGTTGGGCTCTCGAAGTTCATCAGCATCGGAAACCGGGTCAACCTCGACTTCGCCGAGCTCGTCGACTACCTGGCCGACGACGACGACACCGACGTCATCTGCCTCTTCATCGAGGGGATGGACGACGGGAGGGCGTTCTTCGAGTCCGCCGGGGCCGCCTCCAAGAAGAAGCCGATCATAGCCTACCAGGCCGGCTTCACCGAAACCACCAGGCGTCTCTCCCTCTCCCACACCGGCTCCATGAGCGCATCGGAGGATATCTACCGGGCGGCATACAAGCAGTCCGGGGTGCTCTTCGTCAACGACTACGAGGAGCTAGTGGACACGGCAAAGGCGCTGTCGGCCTTTGCCGACCTCCCGATCCCGAAGCTCAATAGCGGCGAGAGGCCGGGCGTTGCGATCTTCACCCACACGGCGAGGCCGGCGTTGATCGTAGCCGAGACGATCGAGAAGGGGGGCGCCGTCCTCCCCGACTTCACCGAGAAGAGCAAGGAGAAGATAGTGGAGTTCGCCCCGGAGTTCACCGTACCAACGAATCCCCTCGACATGTTCGCCCACGCCTGGTTTATGACCGACATGTACCTGAAGGCCGCGGACCTCGCCCTGTCGCAGCCGAATATCCACATCGCATGTTCCTGTTACAGCGGAGGCTCCGAGGTGGGGATTGCGTTTCCCGCCGAAAAATACGCGGAGATAGCAAGGCAGCACAACAAGCCCGCGGTCATCTGCCTGATGGCGCCCTACGCCCACTTCGAGGAGCGGGCCGCGGCCGACGACGCCGGCGCCCCGACGTTCAACAGCCCCCACAAGGCGGGAAGGACGATCGCCAACATGGTACGCTGGTGGAGGATGAAAAACAGGGTTTGAAAACGCCTTAGATGTTTACCTTTAATTGATATTAAAGGAGGCCTGACAATGACGGAAAAGGTATCGGTCGAGGAGGCGAAGAAGCGGGTCTATGAGCTGATGCTGAAGGGCTACCACTGAGGCCCCTCGGTCCTGCAGGTCATGTGGGAGTCTTTTGATTTCGGCGATATGGATATCCTCTGGACGTGCACCCCCTTTGTCGCCGGAATAGGCGGTCAGCAGGACGCGCCATGTGGCGCCGTGAGCGCTGGGGCGGTGTGCCTCGGCCTCATCCACAGGGAAACGGGCGGGAAAAAAGAGGAGGTAAAGCTTGCTCGACACAGGGCGAGGCAGAATGCAGCGGAGTTTGTAAACCTCTTCAGGCAGGAGTTCGGGAACAT
The Candidatus Zymogenus saltonus DNA segment above includes these coding regions:
- a CDS encoding C_GCAxxG_C_C family protein, with the translated sequence MWESFDFGDMDILWTCTPFVAGIGGQQDAPCGAVSAGAVCLGLIHRETGGKKEEVKLARHRARQNAAEFVNLFRQEFGNITCSSLIGIDFSKPGEYKRFLDSKIWVDKCMKYAQFTVEKLIGLIEKKRAGAKKV
- a CDS encoding CoA-binding protein, with the protein product MGKKANLKDVFYPKNVAVVGASENFAKLGFHALKAAISGGLKGKVFPVSPSLAGREIMGVPGYGSIEDLPEDAQLMVFAIPHDKIVEALKSAANKGAKGVVIFAGGFREVGEEGVRLQREVRETADRLGIKIIGPNCVGTVNIHHGLNATFAHPLSLLKKGGVSVVSQSGGTGSAIVTTMMDNNVGLSKFISIGNRVNLDFAELVDYLADDDDTDVICLFIEGMDDGRAFFESAGAASKKKPIIAYQAGFTETTRRLSLSHTGSMSASEDIYRAAYKQSGVLFVNDYEELVDTAKALSAFADLPIPKLNSGERPGVAIFTHTARPALIVAETIEKGGAVLPDFTEKSKEKIVEFAPEFTVPTNPLDMFAHAWFMTDMYLKAADLALSQPNIHIACSCYSGGSEVGIAFPAEKYAEIARQHNKPAVICLMAPYAHFEERAAADDAGAPTFNSPHKAGRTIANMVRWWRMKNRV
- a CDS encoding aspartate aminotransferase family protein, yielding MAYKNFKLLPKKTEKIETKYRRIATEIPVPESIPLLKDLRKYEPLSMSGQPLVVWDNASGFIVSDPYGNRWIDFSSGVLVTNSGHLPPELKRGLISQIESGMIHSYCFPNEPRARLVKKLVEIAPEGMEKVFLLTTGAEATENAVKLAKTWGRKIGGDEKNVIVTFEGAFHGRTMGSQLAGGIPSLKEWIGTLDPTFVQVPFPDGYFNPETDFSAFTDTLKKKGVEGSKVAGVMVESYQGGIAGFYPEAYMKSLREWCTQNGALLIDDEVQAGFGRSGRLFSIEHYGVVPDIICLGKGMGGGLPISAVMGNSKFMDIYGPGEMTSTHSGNPLTCTSSLVSIDLIEKKGLVENSRRMGDILHGELKKIKDKHPDFIGAVNGKGLLAAVLFSEKGVKTPNHDLAFSVVEKCIQKGLMLYAPLGPGGGTVKMNPPLIIEEEALMEGISAFSEAVEESIMSR
- the ablA gene encoding lysine 2,3-aminomutase, with the translated sequence MRDYRDIDLFKDTTPDQWNDWKWQVKNRITKLEDLKRVVNISPKEEEGIKETLELFRMAISPYYASLMDPDNPKCPVRMQAIPSINETRKAPADLVDPLSEDEDSPVAGLTHRYPDRVLFQVTDQCTMYCRHCTRRRVVGINDQMRSKEELQADIDYIEEATDVRDVLLSGGDPLTMSDDKLEEIVAKLRDIPHVEIIRIGSRTPVVLPQRITPELVDMLSRYHPIWFNTHFNHPKEITAESARACDLLSRGGIPLGNQSVLLRGVNDCIHVMKRLLHELVKIRVRPYYIYQCDLSVGIEHFRTSVGKGIEIMERLRGHTSGLCVPTFVVDAPGGGGKIPVMPQYMISRSDHKIILRNYEGFISAYTEPAVGPEECEICKELRKKGEEGIGIEKLFTGEAQTLRPTDSVREKRKSRFHA
- a CDS encoding N-acetyltransferase — encoded protein: MKNEIDIRSETADDQKSIYDLHLSAFGRRVEPELVGKIRSKENFIPELSLVAVNENKILGHLLFSIITIESEGKEIPVLALSVISVLPEYQKKGIGTKLIKRGLEKCRRLGHNVIIVIGHPSYYPRFGFVPASGYGLSVPFEAPDEAVMAAELAHGALNGISGTIQYPPEFAEDLP